A stretch of the Mycolicibacterium celeriflavum genome encodes the following:
- a CDS encoding helix-turn-helix domain-containing protein: MDGKVLGERIAQARGDLNITQEHLANRVGIERTALGRIEKGERKVSAVELVNLAAALEVPLAWFVRDPLPAVISRRTDAAPSHEVTARLDRQLELFSGDVASLLASGVIIPATDKPSWRTPRTHSEAERTAREVRSQLGVDNGPLLGLAAITERFGLYSCSLALGNGGADGALVEVAEGVAAAVIDGDARPGRRRMSLAHELGHWLFGDPYDLGADDTEKRINSFAAYLLAPRSGVTALWNQHLGDSVRDRTIRVAAAFRMSWSAVILHLRNLGQINEDEFRSLDGRIPVSGEFAKLGITLDTEELKAPSLSPGITAAIIEAYVDRRMSAARVVELLRGGLDADDLPEQRVESAADYASL, from the coding sequence ATGGATGGGAAGGTACTTGGTGAGCGGATCGCCCAAGCACGCGGCGACCTCAACATCACGCAGGAACACCTCGCCAACCGTGTCGGTATCGAACGCACCGCCCTGGGCCGGATCGAGAAGGGCGAACGCAAGGTGTCCGCCGTGGAGCTGGTCAACCTCGCCGCGGCGCTGGAAGTCCCCTTGGCGTGGTTCGTGCGTGACCCGCTGCCGGCCGTGATAAGCCGCCGCACCGACGCGGCACCCTCCCACGAAGTGACCGCCCGACTGGACCGTCAACTGGAACTATTCTCCGGCGACGTGGCGTCGCTGCTCGCTTCCGGGGTGATTATCCCGGCCACCGACAAGCCTTCGTGGCGTACTCCGAGGACGCACTCCGAGGCCGAGCGGACCGCACGCGAGGTGCGCTCCCAACTCGGGGTGGACAACGGGCCGCTCCTCGGCTTGGCGGCTATCACCGAGCGGTTCGGCCTCTACTCGTGTTCCCTGGCGCTGGGCAACGGCGGCGCTGACGGCGCCCTCGTCGAAGTCGCTGAGGGTGTCGCGGCTGCGGTGATCGACGGGGATGCCCGGCCCGGGCGGCGGCGCATGTCGCTGGCGCACGAGCTTGGGCACTGGCTGTTCGGTGACCCGTACGATCTCGGCGCTGATGACACGGAGAAGAGGATCAACTCCTTCGCCGCGTACCTCTTGGCTCCCCGGTCGGGAGTCACCGCACTGTGGAACCAGCACCTTGGCGACTCGGTACGCGACCGGACGATACGGGTCGCCGCAGCGTTCCGGATGTCGTGGTCGGCGGTGATCCTGCACCTGCGCAACCTGGGTCAGATCAACGAGGATGAGTTCCGCTCGCTGGACGGCCGTATACCCGTCTCCGGGGAGTTCGCCAAGCTGGGCATCACACTGGACACCGAGGAGCTGAAGGCGCCGTCGCTGTCGCCGGGCATCACCGCGGCGATCATCGAGGCCTACGTGGACCGGCGGATGTCCGCGGCGCGGGTGGTGGAACTGCTCCGCGGCGGCCTTGATGCGGATGATCTTCCCGAGCAGCGTGTGGAGTCCGCCGCCGACTACGCGAGCCTGTGA
- a CDS encoding NACHT domain-containing protein, whose translation MPESRHRYLYERLGDHDFQQLVNALLAAQFPNFTPMALRQADGGIDGQRKIDPSTLLIYQVKWSVTGSEKNPVSWLDAVVKKELDNLRRLAKEGVRHYVLVTNVPSTAKPKTGTFAQLNKKLDAYAEELGFNEMTCIWREALNSWLDNSEDSIKWAYADMLAGWDLIRFLVAEQVGATKNQAERKLIRQVAASQWDDDQRVKFSQADVDRKRMVDLFVDVTAELVHSPERTRLRPRSSNDLGGAAHHLLHTPAPFTLVRGAPGQGKSTLSQYICQAHRSAFMPESERPKTLPELEKPRFPIRLDLSDYALWLAGNDVWDHSDDRKSRKEKARKGEKATVECFLADLMTHESGGITATAGTVQGIFERVPSLVVLDGLDEVGSASIRRRVVDKINAFAGRGKAYAEPLKVVVTTRPSAGELPEPAPDKFEIITLNQLTGDQRADYLRKWCAVRGIRSKDGRALRRSFNEKSREPYLHELAGNPMQLTILLDLLHRQGAATPTQRTDLYDTYVDLLLAREANKHPKAVRDHKEELLEIIPFLGWYLHAHTEESQINGRMSIDDLKAAMRHFQRTYGNQESIVNELFEGVSDRLWALTSQVDGTYEFEVLSLREYFAARFLYRNAGEDNPHFDSTTVLQELLRRPYWLNTARFYGGNAKGSDVYVLAAGIEHELTHTPASASYLAAWALLTDGVFQRRPHEARKVLTALCSDVGIAILLSAFDRRDIMALPELPNPTDGGADPTWSRLTTLITKNPSDRANPQRVRVLRELLNQRSEFTTWWYGQLTGAIGTDQQNAWLAIGACCEAGAGITADFENMDLSDGAAELFLSTGLAPEPGSSFEAALLTAVLNGECPCVTSTCSMPAQVAAALAPGEFLTSSATGFISGDDWAKRRRSEAINQLRKARSPWEEIGKTRAFKSGYKGNTFPWANTATAVHEHVGRCWIASEIAIIGAASPFRLAYSKRAEATAFGPTGHPSELLAQTRAGSGNVDWWREQLKTVDDDLGRAEWGLALWCVAAGPAVSELLPELTVVLGQLPDSRRRTVLRAAEQIARFGWLQKRPVTGDTSDAELASLNKLRVPAAAAAERGNASGSGDQTTVPSLLSVARSGRWLKVDTEAVYR comes from the coding sequence ATGCCCGAGAGCCGTCACCGCTACCTCTACGAGCGCCTGGGTGATCACGACTTCCAGCAGCTCGTCAACGCCCTGCTCGCCGCCCAGTTCCCCAACTTCACACCCATGGCGCTACGCCAGGCCGACGGCGGCATTGATGGACAGCGCAAGATCGATCCGTCGACCTTGCTGATCTACCAGGTCAAGTGGTCTGTCACCGGCTCGGAGAAGAACCCCGTCAGCTGGCTGGACGCCGTCGTGAAGAAGGAGCTGGACAACCTCCGGCGCCTGGCGAAGGAAGGTGTACGCCACTACGTCCTGGTGACGAACGTGCCGAGCACCGCCAAGCCTAAAACCGGCACCTTCGCCCAGCTGAACAAGAAGCTTGACGCGTACGCCGAGGAACTCGGCTTCAACGAGATGACGTGCATCTGGCGCGAGGCGCTCAACTCGTGGCTCGACAACTCCGAGGACTCGATCAAGTGGGCCTACGCCGACATGCTCGCCGGGTGGGATCTCATCCGGTTCCTGGTCGCCGAGCAGGTTGGGGCCACCAAGAACCAGGCAGAACGCAAGCTGATCCGACAGGTCGCCGCGTCGCAGTGGGATGACGACCAGCGGGTCAAGTTCAGCCAGGCTGACGTGGACCGGAAGAGGATGGTGGACCTCTTCGTCGACGTCACCGCCGAACTGGTGCACTCCCCGGAGAGAACCCGACTGCGACCGCGCTCCTCGAACGACCTCGGTGGCGCTGCCCATCACCTGCTGCATACGCCGGCACCCTTCACCCTGGTGCGAGGCGCTCCCGGGCAGGGCAAATCCACCCTCAGCCAGTACATCTGCCAGGCGCACCGCAGCGCGTTCATGCCCGAGTCGGAGCGGCCCAAAACGCTACCTGAGCTGGAGAAGCCTCGGTTCCCGATCCGGTTGGACTTGAGTGACTACGCGCTGTGGCTCGCCGGAAACGATGTGTGGGACCACTCCGACGACCGCAAGTCGAGGAAAGAGAAGGCGCGCAAGGGCGAGAAGGCAACCGTCGAGTGCTTCCTCGCCGACCTGATGACGCACGAAAGCGGTGGCATCACCGCCACTGCCGGCACGGTGCAGGGCATCTTCGAGCGGGTTCCCAGTCTCGTTGTGCTCGACGGACTCGATGAGGTCGGAAGCGCCAGCATCCGGCGTCGGGTCGTCGACAAGATCAACGCATTCGCCGGCCGGGGGAAGGCCTACGCCGAGCCGCTCAAGGTGGTCGTCACCACGCGCCCCAGCGCGGGTGAGCTTCCGGAGCCGGCGCCGGACAAGTTCGAGATCATCACGCTCAACCAGCTCACGGGCGATCAGCGGGCCGACTACTTGCGCAAGTGGTGCGCCGTCCGGGGGATCAGGAGCAAAGACGGCCGCGCGCTGCGGAGGAGCTTCAACGAGAAGAGCCGCGAGCCGTACCTCCACGAGCTCGCCGGCAACCCGATGCAGCTGACGATCCTGCTGGACCTCCTTCACCGGCAGGGCGCAGCCACACCCACGCAGCGGACCGACCTCTACGACACGTACGTCGACCTCCTCCTCGCCCGGGAGGCGAACAAGCACCCCAAGGCCGTTCGCGACCACAAGGAGGAGCTCCTCGAGATCATCCCGTTCCTCGGCTGGTACCTGCATGCGCACACCGAGGAATCGCAGATCAACGGCCGCATGAGCATCGACGACTTGAAGGCGGCGATGCGCCACTTCCAGCGCACCTACGGCAACCAAGAGTCGATCGTGAACGAGCTCTTCGAGGGCGTCAGCGACCGCCTGTGGGCGCTGACCAGCCAGGTGGACGGCACCTACGAGTTCGAGGTTCTCTCGCTCCGTGAGTACTTCGCCGCCCGATTCCTCTACCGCAACGCCGGCGAGGACAACCCCCACTTCGACAGCACAACCGTGCTTCAGGAGCTCCTACGCCGCCCGTACTGGCTCAACACCGCCAGGTTCTACGGCGGCAACGCGAAAGGCAGCGACGTCTACGTCCTGGCCGCCGGGATCGAACATGAGCTGACACACACACCGGCCTCCGCGTCGTACCTCGCCGCGTGGGCGCTCCTCACAGACGGCGTGTTCCAACGCCGACCTCACGAGGCCCGCAAGGTACTGACGGCACTCTGCTCGGATGTGGGGATCGCGATCCTGTTGTCCGCCTTCGACCGCCGCGACATCATGGCCCTGCCCGAGCTACCCAACCCCACGGACGGCGGTGCCGATCCGACCTGGTCGCGCCTGACGACGCTGATCACCAAGAACCCGAGTGACCGCGCCAACCCGCAGCGTGTGCGGGTGCTCCGAGAGCTGCTCAACCAGCGCAGCGAGTTCACGACGTGGTGGTACGGGCAGCTCACCGGAGCGATCGGCACGGACCAGCAGAACGCGTGGCTCGCGATCGGAGCCTGCTGCGAAGCCGGCGCCGGGATCACCGCGGACTTCGAGAACATGGACCTGTCCGACGGCGCCGCCGAACTCTTCCTCAGTACGGGCCTTGCCCCGGAGCCCGGAAGCTCGTTCGAGGCGGCGCTGCTCACCGCGGTGTTGAACGGCGAGTGCCCGTGCGTCACCTCGACCTGCTCCATGCCGGCGCAAGTGGCTGCGGCTCTGGCGCCCGGCGAGTTCCTGACCAGTTCAGCGACCGGGTTCATCTCCGGCGACGACTGGGCGAAGCGTCGTCGATCTGAGGCGATCAACCAGCTCAGGAAGGCCCGTTCGCCGTGGGAGGAGATCGGCAAGACGCGCGCGTTCAAGTCCGGTTACAAGGGCAACACCTTTCCGTGGGCGAACACCGCCACAGCGGTCCACGAGCACGTCGGACGTTGCTGGATCGCCTCGGAAATCGCCATCATCGGCGCCGCCTCACCGTTCAGGCTCGCGTACAGCAAGCGCGCCGAGGCAACGGCATTCGGGCCCACAGGTCACCCGTCCGAACTTCTTGCTCAGACACGAGCCGGTAGCGGCAACGTCGACTGGTGGCGCGAGCAGCTCAAGACCGTCGACGATGACCTCGGCCGAGCGGAGTGGGGGTTAGCGCTGTGGTGCGTCGCGGCGGGCCCGGCCGTATCCGAGCTGCTGCCGGAGCTCACGGTGGTTCTCGGGCAGCTCCCGGACTCGCGGCGGCGGACGGTGCTACGCGCGGCGGAGCAGATCGCGCGCTTCGGATGGTTGCAGAAGCGTCCAGTCACGGGCGACACCTCCGACGCGGAACTGGCCTCGCTCAACAAGCTTCGGGTGCCTGCAGCAGCAGCAGCAGAGCGCGGAAACGCGTCCGGTTCCGGCGATCAGACGACGGTGCCTTCGCTTCTCAGCGTTGCCCGATCCGGGCGGTGGCTCAAGGTGGACACCGAGGCGGTCTATCGATGA
- a CDS encoding GAF and ANTAR domain-containing protein codes for MATQQPSAEGDLARVLGDLAIELESQSDPEGLLGEVVLSAVHVVPGARWAGISLIEGRRVESRAPTDRIVAELDDLQSTFDQGPCLSALREHHTVKIDDVTADERWPRFAKAAAERGVRSILAFRLFVRGGSLGALNLYGDETNGFDDDSIAIGEVLAQHASVALAAVAAESQFQRAIDSRDLIGQAKGLLMQRNNVDGMHAFRMLTRASQDTNTKVIDIARWLVETHESELKRSE; via the coding sequence GTGGCCACTCAGCAGCCGTCCGCGGAAGGCGATCTCGCGCGAGTTCTCGGCGACCTCGCAATCGAACTCGAAAGCCAATCGGACCCCGAAGGGTTGCTCGGCGAGGTCGTTCTCAGCGCGGTTCACGTCGTGCCGGGTGCGCGCTGGGCAGGCATCTCCCTCATCGAAGGACGCCGAGTCGAGTCCAGAGCTCCAACCGATCGCATTGTCGCTGAGCTCGACGATTTGCAGAGCACCTTTGACCAGGGGCCGTGTCTGAGCGCACTGCGCGAACACCACACGGTCAAAATCGACGACGTGACCGCCGATGAGCGTTGGCCGCGCTTCGCGAAGGCGGCCGCGGAACGCGGCGTCCGTAGCATACTTGCGTTCCGGCTGTTTGTTCGTGGTGGCAGTCTCGGGGCCCTCAACCTCTACGGCGACGAAACCAACGGGTTCGACGACGACTCAATCGCAATCGGCGAAGTGCTGGCACAGCACGCATCCGTTGCGCTCGCCGCCGTTGCTGCCGAATCTCAGTTCCAGCGAGCAATAGACAGTCGCGACCTGATCGGTCAGGCCAAGGGACTGCTGATGCAGCGCAACAACGTCGACGGAATGCACGCGTTTCGGATGCTCACGAGGGCGTCGCAGGACACCAACACGAAGGTCATCGACATCGCGCGGTGGCTGGTCGAGACACACGAATCGGAACTCAAACGGTCTGAATAA
- a CDS encoding cobalamin biosynthesis protein, whose translation MFAPTARVVGIAAGCVADALFGDPRRGHPVAVFGSAAAALEQRTYADARSAGVLHTAALLGALAVLGMAADHVARRRGAVPVAVTTAATVFVALGGTSLARAGNQMARQLDSGDVAAARRLLPALCGRDPAVLDEAGLTRAAVESVAENTSDAHVAPLLWAALGGVPAVLVYRGANTLDAMIGHRSARYLRFGWAAACFDDVANYLAARATAVLVAACAPVVGGSPVAALRAWRRDAGRHPSPNAGVAEAAFAGALGVRIGGPTRYADRMEIRPTLGDGPPPRVADLRRAVRLSRAVQIAAAGAALALSAVGRNGRRACPPP comes from the coding sequence GTGTTTGCGCCGACTGCACGCGTGGTGGGGATCGCCGCCGGGTGTGTCGCCGACGCCCTGTTCGGCGACCCTCGGCGCGGGCATCCGGTGGCGGTCTTCGGCAGCGCCGCAGCGGCTTTGGAGCAGCGCACCTACGCGGACGCACGCTCGGCCGGGGTGCTGCACACTGCCGCGCTGCTCGGCGCGCTGGCGGTGCTCGGAATGGCGGCGGACCACGTCGCCCGGCGCCGGGGTGCCGTTCCGGTCGCGGTCACCACGGCGGCAACGGTGTTCGTCGCGCTGGGCGGAACCTCGCTGGCCCGCGCCGGGAACCAGATGGCCCGGCAATTGGACAGCGGCGACGTCGCAGCAGCGAGACGGCTACTGCCCGCATTGTGCGGCCGCGATCCGGCGGTGCTCGACGAGGCCGGGCTAACCCGGGCGGCGGTGGAGTCGGTCGCGGAGAACACCTCGGACGCGCATGTGGCGCCGCTGCTGTGGGCGGCCCTCGGCGGGGTTCCCGCCGTGTTGGTCTATCGCGGCGCGAACACCCTCGACGCGATGATCGGCCACCGGTCCGCTCGCTATCTGCGGTTCGGTTGGGCGGCAGCGTGTTTCGACGATGTCGCGAACTACCTGGCCGCGCGTGCGACCGCGGTCCTGGTGGCCGCGTGCGCACCCGTGGTCGGCGGGTCTCCCGTTGCGGCGCTGCGCGCATGGCGGCGGGACGCGGGCCGTCATCCCAGCCCGAACGCCGGTGTGGCGGAAGCCGCCTTCGCGGGCGCGCTGGGGGTGCGGATCGGCGGGCCTACCCGGTACGCCGATCGGATGGAGATCCGGCCCACGCTCGGCGACGGTCCGCCGCCGCGGGTGGCCGATCTGCGGCGGGCGGTGCGGTTGTCGCGAGCCGTCCAAATCGCCGCCGCCGGTGCGGCGCTCGCGCTCAGCGCCGTCGGCCGTAACGGTCGGCGAGCTTGTCCTCCGCCGTGA
- a CDS encoding SURF1 family cytochrome oxidase biogenesis protein has translation MRRWTFLLRPSWLALFVVVVAFAYLCFTVLAPWQLGKNTKTSRENAQIANSLTAEPVPVESLLPQQDSTAPDEQWRRVTAEGRYLPEGQVLARLRMVEGEPAFEVLVPFAVDGGPTVLVDRGYVRPVEASGVPEIPPVPAETVTIAARLRDSESVAQGKEPFRQDGVQQVYSINTEQISAITGVPLAGSYLQLEPEQPGGLGSIPLPHLDAGPFLSYGIQWIAFGIIAPIGLGYFVYAELRQRRREKAAQEAAQAAPDAPLTAEDKLADRYGRRR, from the coding sequence ATGCGCCGGTGGACGTTCTTGTTGCGGCCGTCATGGCTGGCGCTGTTCGTGGTGGTGGTCGCGTTCGCCTATCTGTGCTTCACCGTGCTCGCGCCTTGGCAGCTGGGCAAGAACACGAAGACCTCACGCGAGAACGCGCAGATCGCGAACTCGTTGACGGCCGAGCCGGTGCCGGTGGAATCGCTTCTGCCGCAGCAGGATTCAACGGCGCCCGATGAGCAGTGGCGACGCGTCACCGCAGAGGGTCGCTACCTGCCGGAGGGCCAGGTGCTCGCTCGGCTGCGAATGGTGGAGGGTGAACCGGCGTTCGAGGTGTTGGTGCCGTTCGCCGTCGACGGCGGGCCGACCGTTCTCGTCGACCGCGGTTACGTCCGGCCGGTGGAAGCCTCCGGGGTGCCCGAGATTCCGCCCGTGCCGGCCGAGACGGTGACCATCGCCGCGCGGTTACGCGACTCGGAGTCGGTGGCGCAGGGCAAGGAACCGTTCCGACAGGACGGCGTCCAACAGGTCTATTCGATCAACACCGAGCAGATCTCGGCGATCACCGGGGTGCCGCTGGCCGGTTCGTATCTGCAGCTGGAGCCGGAGCAGCCCGGCGGGCTCGGCTCGATACCGCTGCCACATCTCGACGCCGGACCGTTCCTGTCGTACGGGATCCAGTGGATAGCGTTCGGCATCATCGCGCCGATCGGGTTGGGCTACTTCGTCTATGCCGAGCTACGCCAGCGCAGGCGGGAGAAGGCCGCGCAGGAGGCCGCGCAGGCTGCGCCCGACGCGCCGCTCACGGCGGAGGACAAGCTCGCCGACCGTTACGGCCGACGGCGCTGA
- a CDS encoding low molecular weight protein-tyrosine-phosphatase, which yields MSEPLHVTFICSGNICRSPMAEKMFARQIGERGLGQVVRVSSAGTGGWHAGEPADRRASHVLREHGYPTAHRAAQVDDDHMSADLVIALGRNHVRILKDLGVPTERIRMLRSFDPRSVAHPLDVDDPYYGDHADFEAVFTVIEASLPGVHVWVDEQLVSRGLAS from the coding sequence GTGTCTGAACCGCTGCACGTGACGTTCATCTGCTCGGGAAACATCTGCCGGTCTCCGATGGCGGAGAAGATGTTCGCCCGTCAGATCGGCGAACGCGGCCTGGGCCAGGTGGTCCGGGTGTCCAGCGCCGGGACCGGTGGCTGGCACGCCGGTGAGCCCGCCGACCGCCGGGCCAGCCACGTGCTGCGTGAGCACGGCTATCCGACCGCGCACCGCGCCGCCCAGGTCGACGACGACCACATGTCCGCCGATCTGGTGATCGCACTGGGCCGCAACCACGTCCGGATACTCAAGGATCTCGGCGTGCCCACCGAGCGGATCCGGATGCTTCGGTCGTTCGATCCGCGGTCGGTCGCCCACCCCCTCGACGTCGACGACCCCTACTACGGCGACCACGCCGACTTCGAGGCCGTCTTCACGGTCATCGAAGCGTCGTTGCCGGGTGTCCACGTTTGGGTCGACGAGCAACTCGTAAGTCGGGGGCTGGCGAGCTGA
- a CDS encoding HAD-IA family hydrolase: protein MTDTLSSGLASTATATRPKLVIFDLDGTLTDSAQGIVSSFRHALGSVGAAVPDGDLANMVVGPPMHHTLRRLGLGDQTDAAIAAYRADYLTRGWAMNRVFDGIPALLRDLRAAGVRLAVATSKAEPTARRILAHFGLADCFEVIAGASVDGSRATKVDVVEHALAQLGSLPERTLMVGDRSHDVEGAAAHGIDTVVVGWGYGQGDFDGPAAAPAVAHVATVADLREVLCV from the coding sequence GTGACCGACACGCTGTCCTCTGGACTGGCCTCCACCGCCACGGCGACCCGCCCCAAACTGGTGATCTTCGACCTCGACGGCACCCTGACCGACTCGGCGCAGGGAATCGTCTCGAGTTTCCGCCATGCGCTCGGGTCGGTCGGCGCCGCGGTACCCGACGGAGACCTGGCCAACATGGTGGTCGGCCCGCCGATGCATCACACCCTGCGCCGCCTCGGACTCGGTGATCAGACCGACGCCGCCATCGCGGCGTACCGCGCGGACTACCTCACCCGCGGGTGGGCGATGAACCGTGTGTTCGACGGTATCCCTGCGCTTCTGCGCGACCTGCGCGCGGCCGGCGTCAGGCTGGCGGTGGCCACGTCGAAGGCAGAGCCGACCGCACGGCGAATCCTCGCCCACTTCGGCCTCGCCGACTGTTTCGAGGTGATCGCGGGCGCCAGTGTCGACGGCTCACGCGCCACCAAGGTCGACGTGGTCGAACACGCGCTCGCCCAACTGGGCAGCCTGCCGGAGCGCACGCTGATGGTCGGCGACCGCTCCCACGACGTCGAAGGCGCCGCCGCGCACGGCATCGACACCGTGGTCGTCGGATGGGGTTACGGACAGGGCGATTTCGACGGCCCGGCCGCCGCGCCTGCGGTGGCGCACGTCGCGACGGTGGCTGACCTTCGTGAGGTGCTCTGTGTCTGA
- the cobC gene encoding Rv2231c family pyridoxal phosphate-dependent protein CobC, translating into MLDFAVNVRADAPPSWLVDRLASRLPDLARYPGAVDVDRALAAVAGRHKRDVAEVALLAGVAEGFALLAQLRPRRAALIAPSFTEPEAALSAAGVPFDHVVLEPPYTLSAGAVPEDADLVVLGNPTNPTGVLHGRDELLALRRPGRTVVVDEAFADAVPGEPMSLAAEPLPDVVVLRSLTKTWALPGLRVGYALGPADVLARLTARRPHWPVGTLQLEAIAACCAPEAVAEADRGARRLVEVRAAMVAGLTSIGVHVVNGSAPFVLFCVPDADLMRKHLDGRGIAVRRCDTFVGLDGGFLRAAVRPEWPVLVEAMAEVLR; encoded by the coding sequence ATGCTGGACTTCGCCGTCAATGTCCGCGCCGACGCGCCGCCGTCCTGGCTGGTCGACCGCCTCGCCTCCCGGTTGCCCGACCTCGCCCGGTACCCGGGTGCGGTCGACGTGGATCGGGCGCTCGCCGCGGTCGCAGGCCGGCACAAGCGCGACGTGGCCGAGGTCGCCCTGCTGGCCGGGGTCGCCGAGGGGTTCGCGCTGCTGGCACAGCTGCGGCCGCGACGGGCCGCCCTGATCGCGCCGTCGTTCACCGAACCGGAGGCGGCGCTGTCGGCGGCCGGGGTGCCGTTCGACCACGTGGTGCTCGAACCGCCGTACACCCTCAGCGCGGGCGCGGTGCCCGAGGACGCGGACCTCGTCGTGCTCGGCAACCCGACGAACCCCACGGGGGTCCTGCATGGCCGTGACGAGCTGCTGGCGTTGCGCCGGCCCGGGCGCACCGTGGTGGTCGACGAGGCGTTCGCCGACGCCGTTCCCGGTGAGCCGATGTCACTGGCCGCCGAGCCGCTGCCCGACGTGGTGGTGCTGCGCAGCCTGACCAAGACGTGGGCGTTGCCGGGGCTGCGGGTCGGATATGCGCTGGGCCCGGCCGATGTGCTGGCACGGTTGACGGCGCGACGGCCGCACTGGCCGGTCGGCACGCTTCAACTCGAGGCCATCGCCGCCTGCTGCGCACCCGAAGCGGTGGCGGAGGCCGACCGCGGCGCGCGGCGGCTGGTCGAGGTGCGCGCCGCGATGGTGGCGGGGTTGACTAGCATCGGCGTGCATGTCGTCAACGGTTCGGCCCCCTTCGTCCTGTTCTGTGTGCCGGATGCCGATTTGATGCGAAAACACCTGGACGGCAGAGGCATTGCCGTACGCCGCTGCGACACCTTCGTCGGGCTCGACGGCGGGTTCCTGCGCGCCGCCGTACGCCCGGAGTGGCCGGTGCTCGTCGAGGCGATGGCCGAGGTGCTGCGGTGA
- a CDS encoding Nif3-like dinuclear metal center hexameric protein, producing the protein MSTRLADIIDVLDAAYPPELAQDWDSVGLVCGDPSDTVDTVTVAVDATAAVAAEVPDRGLLLAHHPLLLRGVDTVAASTAKGALIHQMIRTGRALFTAHTNADSASPGVSDALAETLGLAVEEVLDQAGGGSDLDKWVVFVPAENSEALREAMFAAGAGRIGDYSHCCWTTTGTGQFLPHDGASPAIGSVGAVERVPEDRVEVIAPARLRGRVLAAMRDAHPYEEPAFDIFALAPIPGNAGLGRVGVLARPESLSAFVSRVREALPATSWGVRASGDPEATVSRVAVCGGAGDSLLGAVARRGVDAYVTSDLRHHPADEHRRASEVALVDVAHWASEFPWCRQAADLLRAHFGDALTVRVSDVRTDPWNVES; encoded by the coding sequence GTGAGCACGCGGCTGGCCGACATCATCGACGTGCTCGATGCGGCGTATCCGCCGGAGCTGGCACAGGACTGGGACTCGGTGGGGCTGGTCTGCGGCGACCCGTCGGACACCGTCGACACGGTCACGGTCGCCGTCGACGCGACCGCCGCGGTCGCCGCCGAGGTGCCCGATCGTGGACTGCTGCTGGCGCACCATCCGCTGCTGCTGCGCGGGGTCGACACCGTCGCGGCCAGCACCGCCAAGGGCGCCCTGATCCACCAGATGATCCGGACCGGCCGGGCGTTGTTCACCGCTCACACCAACGCCGACTCCGCTTCGCCTGGGGTCTCCGACGCGCTCGCCGAAACACTGGGCCTGGCCGTCGAGGAGGTGCTCGACCAGGCGGGTGGGGGATCCGACCTGGACAAGTGGGTCGTGTTCGTGCCCGCGGAGAACTCGGAGGCGCTGCGGGAAGCCATGTTCGCCGCCGGCGCCGGCCGCATCGGCGACTATTCCCACTGCTGCTGGACCACGACGGGCACCGGACAGTTCCTTCCCCACGACGGTGCGTCGCCGGCGATCGGTAGCGTCGGAGCGGTCGAACGGGTCCCCGAGGACCGGGTGGAGGTCATCGCCCCCGCGCGGTTGCGCGGGCGTGTGCTCGCCGCGATGCGAGACGCACATCCCTACGAGGAGCCCGCATTCGACATCTTCGCGCTGGCGCCGATCCCCGGGAATGCCGGGCTGGGAAGGGTCGGCGTGCTGGCCCGCCCGGAGTCGTTGTCGGCGTTCGTTTCCCGCGTTCGCGAGGCGCTGCCCGCCACGTCGTGGGGCGTGCGCGCATCGGGCGACCCGGAGGCGACGGTGTCGCGGGTCGCGGTGTGCGGCGGAGCGGGTGACTCGCTGCTCGGCGCCGTCGCCCGCCGCGGCGTGGACGCGTACGTGACGTCGGACCTGCGCCACCATCCCGCCGACGAACACCGACGCGCCTCCGAAGTGGCGCTGGTCGACGTCGCGCACTGGGCCAGTGAGTTCCCGTGGTGCCGTCAGGCCGCCGACCTATTGCGCGCGCACTTCGGCGATGCGCTGACCGTGCGGGTCTCCGACGTGCGCACCGACCCATGGAATGTCGAGAGTTGA